From a single Candidatus Brevundimonas phytovorans genomic region:
- a CDS encoding glycosyltransferase family 9 protein yields MSAPKALFVSSNRIGDCVISSGVIREIARQLPGVQITVACGRPPAPFFRSAPNVKRVIILDKKKAAGHWVDLWKQVRGTQWDLVVDIRGSALAWLIPAKRRIVYNRRWETGLRKVEMVSRLMGSATPLAPEIWLDAQARAEAAAVIDPQLAAGPGVGPIIALAPIAHQPGKSWPADRWGQLVEKLKAEPRFDGWRFMPVGGPGDRPPATPALETAGERAIDGVGKGDILCSAALIDRAALFVGNDSGLMHVSAALGRPTLGLFGPTEWWLYGPWGPTTRTVASNETRGQFAPIEDLTVDHVFEGVLALHDAFIGGQNPDQP; encoded by the coding sequence TTGTCCGCACCCAAAGCCCTCTTCGTCAGCTCGAACCGGATCGGCGACTGCGTCATCTCCTCGGGAGTGATCCGCGAGATCGCGCGCCAACTGCCGGGGGTTCAGATCACCGTGGCCTGCGGACGTCCCCCGGCGCCCTTCTTCCGGTCCGCCCCGAACGTCAAACGCGTCATCATCCTCGACAAGAAGAAGGCCGCCGGACACTGGGTCGATCTGTGGAAACAGGTGCGCGGGACCCAGTGGGACCTGGTCGTCGACATTCGCGGTTCGGCCCTGGCCTGGCTGATCCCGGCCAAGCGCCGGATCGTCTATAATCGCCGCTGGGAGACGGGTCTGCGCAAGGTCGAGATGGTGTCGCGCCTGATGGGTTCGGCCACGCCGCTGGCCCCCGAAATCTGGCTCGACGCTCAAGCCCGCGCCGAGGCCGCCGCCGTCATCGACCCGCAACTGGCCGCAGGGCCCGGCGTGGGGCCGATCATCGCCCTGGCCCCCATCGCCCACCAGCCGGGCAAGTCCTGGCCCGCCGACCGCTGGGGTCAACTGGTCGAGAAGCTGAAGGCGGAGCCCCGCTTCGACGGCTGGCGCTTCATGCCCGTCGGCGGACCCGGCGACCGCCCGCCCGCGACCCCGGCGCTGGAGACGGCCGGCGAGCGCGCCATCGACGGCGTGGGCAAGGGCGACATCCTCTGTTCCGCCGCCCTCATCGACCGCGCAGCCCTGTTCGTCGGCAATGACAGCGGCCTGATGCACGTATCCGCAGCGCTGGGCCGGCCGACACTCGGCCTGTTCGGACCGACCGAGTGGTGGCTCTACGGCCCCTGGGGCCCCACGACCCGCACAGTGGCCTCCAACGAGACGCGCGGCCAGTTCGCCCCCATCGAGGATCTGACCGTGGATCACGTCTTTGAGGGGGTCTTGGCGCTGCACGACGCCTTCATTGGCGGTCAAAACCCCGACCAGCCTTGA
- the infC gene encoding translation initiation factor IF-3 codes for MQAPPVKDGPPINQEIRATRVLLIDQNGEKQGVMPLSSALEAAEEAGLDLVQIVGNAETPVCKILDYGKHRFQEQKKKAEARKRQKVVELKEIKLRPNIDTHDYDVKAKSMHRFFEEGDKVKVTLRFRGREMAHPELGMKLLNKVQADFDEVAKVEYAPRMEGRQMIMILAPR; via the coding sequence ATGCAAGCGCCGCCCGTCAAGGACGGGCCGCCCATCAACCAGGAAATCCGCGCCACGCGCGTGCTGCTGATCGACCAGAACGGCGAGAAACAGGGCGTCATGCCGCTGTCGTCCGCGCTGGAAGCGGCCGAAGAAGCCGGTCTGGATCTGGTCCAGATCGTCGGCAACGCCGAGACGCCGGTCTGCAAGATCCTGGATTACGGCAAGCATCGTTTCCAGGAGCAGAAAAAGAAGGCTGAGGCGCGCAAGCGTCAGAAGGTCGTCGAGCTCAAGGAAATCAAGCTCCGCCCGAACATCGACACCCACGACTACGACGTGAAGGCCAAGTCGATGCACCGCTTCTTCGAGGAGGGCGACAAGGTCAAGGTGACCCTGCGCTTCCGCGGCCGCGAAATGGCGCACCCGGAACTGGGCATGAAACTGCTCAACAAGGTGCAGGCCGACTTCGACGAAGTCGCCAAGGTCGAATACGCACCGCGTATGGAAGGCCGTCAGATGATCATGATCCTGGCGCCGCGCTAA
- the rpmI gene encoding 50S ribosomal protein L35, which produces MPKLKTKSGAKKRFKFTATGKVKAGVAGKRHRLISHNSKYIRQNRGTSVMADADAKKIKSYMPYA; this is translated from the coding sequence ATGCCGAAACTGAAGACGAAGTCTGGCGCCAAGAAGCGCTTCAAATTCACGGCCACTGGCAAGGTGAAGGCCGGCGTTGCGGGCAAGCGTCACCGCTTGATCAGCCACAACTCCAAGTACATCCGCCAGAACCGCGGCACCTCGGTCATGGCCGACGCCGACGCCAAGAAGATCAAATCCTATATGCCGTACGCCTGA
- the rplT gene encoding 50S ribosomal protein L20, producing MARVKRGVTSHAKHKKVLKQAKGFYGRRKNTIRTAKAAVDRAGQYAYRDRRNKKRSFRALWIQRINAAARLEGFTYSQFIHGLDKAGIVLDRKVLSTIAADEASFKAIAEKVRAALAA from the coding sequence ATGGCTCGCGTCAAACGGGGCGTAACGTCCCACGCCAAACACAAGAAGGTTCTTAAGCAGGCCAAGGGCTTCTACGGCCGCCGCAAGAACACCATCCGCACGGCCAAGGCCGCCGTCGACCGCGCTGGCCAGTACGCCTACCGCGACCGTCGCAACAAGAAGCGTTCGTTCCGCGCCCTGTGGATCCAGCGCATCAACGCCGCCGCCCGTCTGGAAGGCTTCACCTACTCGCAGTTCATCCACGGCCTCGACAAGGCCGGCATCGTGCTGGACCGTAAGGTCCTGTCGACGATCGCCGCCGACGAAGCCAGCTTCAAGGCCATCGCCGAGAAGGTCCGCGCCGCTCTGGCCGCCTAA
- a CDS encoding dodecin family protein — translation MSIARVTEITASSTVSFDDAVVQGVARAEKTLRHVEGAWIQEQKVVVRDGQIAEYRVNMKISFVLAD, via the coding sequence ATGTCCATTGCCCGCGTCACCGAAATCACCGCATCGTCCACCGTCAGCTTCGACGACGCCGTCGTCCAGGGCGTGGCGCGCGCCGAAAAAACCCTGCGCCATGTCGAGGGGGCCTGGATCCAGGAACAGAAGGTCGTGGTCCGCGACGGCCAGATCGCCGAATACCGCGTCAACATGAAGATCAGTTTCGTCCTCGCAGACTAG
- the pheS gene encoding phenylalanine--tRNA ligase subunit alpha, giving the protein MTDLAQLELDLINAIGAAESVAAIEEVRVAAVGKTGAVSALLKGMGALSPDERREQGPIINGLRDRVTAALAARKAELETAELDARLLAERIDLTLPSRPRRKGGVHPTMQVMDEMIALFAEMGFAVAEGPDIEDDFHNFTALNFPPKHPAREMHDTFFLKPDPETGERKVLRTHTSPVQVRTMMSQKPPIRIIAPGRTFRKDSDATHTPMFHQIEGLVIDRDIHMGHLKTTLETFIARFFELDDVNARFRPHHFPFTEPSAEMDIRCDRSGGKLTLNEGDDWLEILGCGMVHPNVLRNCGIDPDEYQGFAFGMGVDRLAMLKYGVSDLRPMFDADTRWLAHYGFSAFAAPNPASGLS; this is encoded by the coding sequence ATGACCGATCTCGCCCAGCTAGAACTCGACCTGATCAACGCCATCGGAGCGGCCGAAAGCGTCGCTGCGATCGAAGAGGTGCGCGTCGCCGCCGTCGGCAAGACCGGCGCCGTCTCCGCCCTGCTCAAGGGGATGGGCGCGCTCAGCCCCGACGAACGCCGCGAACAGGGGCCGATCATCAACGGCCTGCGCGACCGCGTCACCGCCGCACTCGCCGCCCGGAAGGCCGAGTTGGAGACCGCCGAGCTGGACGCCCGCCTGCTGGCCGAGCGCATCGACCTGACCCTGCCCAGCCGCCCGCGCCGCAAGGGCGGGGTGCATCCGACCATGCAGGTCATGGACGAGATGATCGCCCTTTTCGCCGAGATGGGTTTCGCCGTGGCCGAAGGCCCGGACATCGAGGACGACTTTCACAACTTCACCGCCCTGAACTTCCCGCCCAAGCACCCGGCGCGGGAAATGCACGACACCTTCTTCTTGAAGCCCGACCCGGAAACGGGCGAGCGCAAGGTGCTGCGCACTCACACCAGCCCGGTGCAGGTGCGCACCATGATGTCGCAGAAGCCGCCGATCCGCATCATCGCGCCCGGCCGCACCTTCCGTAAGGATTCCGACGCCACCCACACGCCGATGTTCCATCAGATCGAAGGTCTGGTGATCGACCGCGACATCCACATGGGTCATCTGAAGACGACGCTGGAAACCTTCATCGCCCGCTTCTTCGAGCTGGACGACGTCAACGCCCGCTTCCGTCCGCACCACTTCCCCTTCACTGAGCCCTCGGCGGAGATGGACATCCGCTGCGACCGATCGGGCGGCAAGCTGACCCTGAACGAGGGCGACGACTGGCTGGAGATCCTCGGCTGCGGCATGGTTCACCCGAACGTACTGCGTAACTGCGGCATTGACCCGGATGAGTATCAGGGCTTCGCCTTCGGCATGGGCGTCGATCGCCTGGCCATGCTCAAATACGGCGTCTCCGACCTGCGCCCCATGTTCGACGCCGATACGCGCTGGCTGGCGCACTACGGCTTCTCCGCCTTCGCCGCGCCGAACCCGGCGTCGGGCCTCAGCTGA
- the pheT gene encoding phenylalanine--tRNA ligase subunit beta, which translates to MKFTLSWLKDHLETEADVHQIAEAMTMAGLEVEEVHDPVAALAPFTVARILSTARHPDADRLQVCQVETVDGLKEIVCGAPNARPGLTTIYAPIGAYVPGLGVTLVEKPVRGVVSHGMLCSASELELADESDGIQELPPEIPVGTPVAGLFGAEPVIDFEVTPNRPDWLGVAGIARDLAAAGAGKLKHFDIAVVRGAFASPISVRLDAPEMCPVFAGRVIRGVKNGPSPAWLQKRLTAIGLRSINRLVDVTNLIAYDRARPLHVYDMAKLSGTEIVVRGGLTSAETGEPEHLIALDGKTYSVAPTDCVIADAAGERPIGLGGVMGGESTGCDEATTDVFLESAWFEPIVIAQTGRTLGIHSDAQYRFARGVDPVSVTPGLELATRLILDLCGGEPSEIVFVGEPPASPAPFAFDPAYVKRLTGMELTDDRIGTILGQLGFLITKGGADQAEPWIVTPPSWRRDVEGRADLVEEVARIEGFRALPNTPLPEVARHARGVLSPRQARVRIARRALASLGYAEAVTWSFTKQSTAALFGGGDERLVLENPIAADLDCMRPSILPNLIQAAARNAARGHADAALFEVGPVYLNDQPNGQRTAITGLIAPHPDRHWSGAGEDALFEVKADLFALLEEIGAPVASLQLAQGSNQGWWHPGRSARLQLGPKNVIVEFGELHPRVLKALDADGPMLAFEITLDAVPEPRGKGGKARGAADLPNLMPLSRDFAFLLDEARAVGDLTRAVVGADKALIAEVRVFDVYRGRGVPEGQKSVALEVEIQPRAATLAEAEIEALTAKVIAAAAKAGAVLRT; encoded by the coding sequence ATGAAGTTCACGCTTTCCTGGCTGAAGGACCACCTCGAGACCGAGGCCGACGTCCATCAGATCGCCGAAGCCATGACCATGGCCGGGCTGGAGGTCGAGGAGGTCCATGATCCGGTCGCCGCCCTGGCGCCCTTCACCGTGGCCAGGATCCTCTCGACGGCGCGTCACCCCGATGCCGACCGCCTGCAGGTCTGCCAGGTCGAGACGGTCGATGGCCTCAAGGAGATCGTCTGCGGCGCCCCGAATGCGCGTCCCGGCCTGACCACCATCTACGCCCCCATCGGCGCCTATGTGCCCGGCCTGGGCGTGACCCTGGTCGAGAAGCCGGTGCGCGGCGTGGTCTCGCACGGCATGCTGTGCTCGGCCTCTGAGCTGGAGCTGGCCGACGAAAGCGACGGCATTCAGGAGCTGCCGCCGGAGATCCCGGTCGGGACCCCGGTCGCCGGTCTGTTCGGCGCCGAGCCGGTCATCGACTTCGAGGTGACGCCGAACCGCCCCGACTGGCTGGGCGTCGCCGGCATCGCTCGCGACCTGGCCGCCGCCGGCGCCGGCAAGCTGAAGCATTTCGACATCGCCGTGGTGCGCGGCGCCTTCGCCTCGCCGATCTCGGTGCGGCTGGACGCGCCCGAGATGTGCCCGGTCTTCGCTGGTCGCGTCATCCGGGGCGTCAAGAACGGCCCCTCGCCGGCCTGGCTGCAGAAACGCCTGACCGCCATCGGCCTGCGCTCGATCAACCGCCTGGTGGATGTCACCAACCTGATCGCCTATGACCGCGCGCGGCCTCTGCACGTCTATGACATGGCCAAGCTGTCGGGGACGGAGATCGTCGTACGCGGCGGTCTGACCTCCGCAGAGACGGGCGAGCCCGAGCACCTGATCGCGCTGGACGGCAAGACCTACAGCGTTGCGCCGACCGACTGTGTCATCGCCGATGCTGCGGGCGAGCGCCCCATCGGCCTGGGCGGCGTCATGGGCGGGGAGTCCACCGGCTGCGACGAGGCCACGACCGACGTCTTCCTCGAAAGCGCCTGGTTCGAGCCTATCGTCATCGCCCAGACGGGCCGCACCCTGGGCATCCATTCCGACGCCCAGTATCGTTTCGCGCGCGGCGTCGATCCGGTTTCTGTCACGCCGGGTCTGGAACTGGCCACGCGCCTGATCCTCGACCTGTGCGGCGGCGAGCCGTCCGAGATCGTCTTCGTCGGCGAACCGCCCGCCAGCCCGGCGCCCTTCGCCTTCGACCCCGCCTATGTGAAGCGCCTGACCGGCATGGAACTGACCGACGACCGGATCGGGACCATTCTGGGCCAGCTGGGCTTCCTGATCACCAAGGGCGGCGCCGATCAGGCCGAGCCGTGGATCGTGACCCCGCCGTCCTGGCGTCGCGACGTCGAGGGCCGCGCCGATCTGGTCGAGGAAGTCGCACGCATCGAGGGCTTCCGCGCCCTGCCCAACACCCCCCTGCCCGAGGTCGCCCGCCATGCGCGCGGCGTGCTCAGCCCGCGTCAGGCCCGCGTTCGCATCGCCCGCCGGGCCCTGGCCAGCCTGGGCTATGCCGAGGCCGTGACCTGGTCCTTCACCAAGCAGTCGACGGCGGCCCTGTTCGGCGGCGGCGATGAGCGTCTGGTGCTGGAAAACCCCATTGCAGCCGACCTCGACTGCATGCGGCCCTCGATCCTGCCCAACCTGATCCAGGCGGCGGCGCGCAACGCCGCGCGCGGCCATGCCGACGCGGCCCTGTTCGAGGTCGGTCCGGTCTATCTGAACGACCAGCCGAACGGTCAGCGCACGGCCATCACCGGCCTGATCGCGCCCCATCCTGACCGCCACTGGAGCGGGGCGGGCGAGGACGCCCTGTTCGAAGTCAAGGCCGACCTGTTCGCCCTGCTGGAAGAGATCGGCGCGCCCGTCGCCTCGCTGCAGCTGGCGCAGGGGTCCAACCAGGGCTGGTGGCATCCGGGGCGTTCGGCTCGCCTGCAACTGGGGCCCAAGAACGTCATCGTCGAGTTCGGTGAACTGCACCCGCGCGTGCTGAAGGCCCTGGACGCCGACGGCCCCATGCTGGCCTTCGAGATCACTCTCGACGCCGTGCCGGAACCGCGTGGAAAAGGCGGCAAGGCGCGAGGCGCGGCGGACCTGCCGAACCTGATGCCTCTGTCGCGCGACTTCGCCTTCCTGCTGGATGAAGCCAGGGCCGTGGGCGACCTGACCCGCGCGGTCGTCGGCGCCGACAAGGCCCTGATCGCTGAGGTGCGCGTCTTTGACGTCTATCGCGGCCGGGGCGTGCCGGAGGGCCAGAAGTCGGTCGCCCTGGAGGTCGAAATCCAGCCCCGCGCCGCCACCCTGGCCGAGGCCGAGATCGAGGCCCTGACCGCCAAGGTCATCGCCGCCGCCGCCAAGGCCGGCGCGGTGCTGAGGACTTAA
- a CDS encoding TIGR00645 family protein gives MAEKKPWAEVQFERSLFRARWLMAPFYLGLVAALIMLLAVFVRELIYYVPQAFIMGEGHMKSDGAILAILSLVDLSLAGNLLLIVIYSGYENFVSKLDLDENHVDRPPWMGTVDFSGLKMKLIASIVAISAIYLLKSFMNIGKPGVPLDEAGLMWAVIIHLTFVASGVLLAVMDWVAAKTDKH, from the coding sequence ATGGCCGAGAAGAAGCCCTGGGCCGAGGTTCAGTTCGAGCGCAGCCTGTTCCGGGCCCGCTGGCTGATGGCCCCCTTCTACCTGGGTCTGGTCGCGGCCCTGATCATGCTGCTGGCCGTCTTCGTCCGCGAGCTGATCTACTACGTGCCCCAGGCCTTCATCATGGGCGAAGGCCACATGAAGTCGGACGGCGCCATCCTGGCCATCCTCAGCCTGGTGGACCTGTCGTTGGCGGGCAATCTGCTGCTGATCGTCATCTATTCCGGCTATGAGAACTTCGTCTCCAAGCTGGATCTGGACGAGAACCACGTCGATCGGCCGCCGTGGATGGGCACGGTCGACTTCTCTGGCCTGAAGATGAAGCTGATCGCCTCCATCGTGGCGATCTCGGCCATCTACCTGCTCAAGAGCTTCATGAACATCGGCAAGCCGGGCGTCCCGCTCGACGAGGCCGGCCTGATGTGGGCGGTGATCATCCACCTGACCTTCGTGGCCTCGGGCGTCCTGCTCGCGGTGATGGACTGGGTCGCGGCGAAAACCGACAAGCACTAG
- a CDS encoding EipA family protein yields MHRRQLIRSSLGIAAAGALPVGLGACASTRQPTDPNYPIASDQTAQAYTFEELVAAGSREMGIAAEAMGAAIERIFAEQGDRPTAYIAGEEAAGAAAIGVRYGRGALHMKDLSASQEVFWQGISIGWDVGGNASRVFTLVYGLYHPDMLYRRYPGVEGSAYLVAGLGVNYQRADGIVLAPIRTGVGLRLGANVGTMSYSRQRNILPF; encoded by the coding sequence ATGCATCGCCGCCAACTGATCCGTTCCAGCCTTGGTATCGCCGCCGCCGGCGCCCTGCCCGTGGGCCTCGGCGCCTGCGCCTCGACGCGCCAGCCGACCGACCCCAACTATCCGATCGCCTCGGACCAGACGGCCCAGGCCTATACCTTCGAGGAACTGGTCGCGGCCGGCTCGCGCGAAATGGGCATCGCCGCTGAGGCCATGGGCGCCGCCATCGAGCGCATCTTCGCCGAACAGGGCGACCGTCCGACCGCCTATATCGCGGGCGAGGAAGCCGCCGGCGCCGCCGCCATCGGCGTCCGCTACGGTCGGGGCGCTCTGCACATGAAGGATCTGTCGGCCTCCCAGGAAGTCTTCTGGCAAGGCATCTCGATCGGTTGGGACGTGGGCGGCAACGCCAGCCGCGTCTTCACCCTGGTTTACGGCCTCTATCACCCCGACATGCTCTATCGCCGCTACCCCGGTGTCGAGGGCTCGGCCTATCTGGTCGCCGGTCTGGGCGTGAACTACCAGCGCGCCGACGGGATCGTCCTCGCCCCCATCCGCACCGGCGTCGGCCTGCGCCTGGGCGCCAATGTCGGCACCATGAGCTACAGCCGCCAGCGCAACATTCTTCCTTTCTGA
- a CDS encoding trypsin-like peptidase domain-containing protein → MTRSTLLASTGAALALILSAAPVVAAPAAASAQTPGVQGLPYDARRGVFTFAAGLDASLPAVVQVTTLGQSRGPRSDGDPKPSQGGSGVIIDAANGIIVTNNHVIENGQKFTVDMIDGRLFDAVLIGADKATDIAVLKIEASGLSQVQTVDSDTLRTGDLAFAVGYPLGLDQTLTMGVISGLNRSGMGDAIEDYIQTDAAVNSGNSGGPLLDSRGRLIGINTSILSGGMGGGNDGIAFAVPTRIMMFVVDQLRATGEVKRGQIGAALGSLTAERARDMGLGIVRGAVVYDAAPGSSAEQAGLRPGDVITRIQNRPVANAGSVQATVGIARPGAALPVVYLRDGREATASLTVQSPDPAAVRVGRSAAMGRGLTFRNSGEGAGAQITVVDGGSVAAAAGVQAGDVVVEAGGAAVADMAALAQALQGGAVDLTVVRDGERTRISLPG, encoded by the coding sequence ATGACGCGATCCACCCTGCTGGCCTCGACCGGCGCCGCCCTTGCCCTGATCCTGAGCGCCGCACCCGTGGTCGCGGCCCCGGCGGCGGCCTCGGCCCAGACGCCCGGCGTTCAGGGCCTGCCCTATGACGCCCGACGCGGGGTCTTCACCTTCGCCGCCGGTCTGGACGCCTCCCTGCCCGCCGTGGTGCAGGTGACGACCCTGGGCCAGTCGCGCGGGCCGCGTTCGGACGGCGATCCCAAGCCCTCTCAGGGCGGGTCAGGCGTCATTATCGACGCCGCCAACGGCATCATCGTCACCAACAACCACGTCATCGAGAACGGCCAGAAATTCACTGTCGACATGATCGACGGCCGCCTGTTCGACGCCGTCCTGATCGGGGCCGACAAGGCCACCGACATCGCCGTGCTGAAGATCGAGGCCTCGGGCCTGTCACAGGTCCAGACGGTGGATTCCGACACCCTGCGCACCGGGGACCTGGCCTTTGCGGTCGGCTATCCGCTCGGCCTCGACCAGACCCTGACCATGGGGGTCATCTCGGGCCTGAACCGCTCGGGCATGGGCGACGCCATTGAAGACTATATCCAGACCGATGCGGCGGTGAACTCGGGCAACTCGGGCGGGCCGCTGCTGGACAGCCGGGGGCGGCTGATCGGCATCAACACCTCCATCCTGTCGGGCGGCATGGGCGGAGGCAACGACGGCATCGCCTTCGCCGTGCCGACCCGCATCATGATGTTCGTGGTCGACCAGTTGCGCGCCACCGGCGAGGTCAAGCGCGGTCAGATCGGCGCGGCTCTGGGGTCGTTGACCGCCGAGCGGGCGCGGGACATGGGCCTGGGCATCGTGCGCGGGGCCGTGGTCTATGACGCCGCTCCGGGCTCGTCGGCCGAGCAGGCGGGCCTGCGGCCCGGCGACGTCATCACTCGCATCCAGAACCGCCCGGTCGCCAACGCCGGCTCGGTCCAGGCCACCGTCGGCATCGCCCGGCCGGGCGCCGCCCTGCCGGTCGTCTATCTGCGCGACGGGCGCGAGGCGACGGCCAGCCTGACGGTCCAGTCGCCCGATCCGGCGGCGGTCCGTGTGGGCCGCAGCGCGGCCATGGGACGCGGCCTGACCTTCAGAAACTCGGGCGAGGGTGCGGGCGCCCAGATCACCGTCGTCGACGGAGGTTCGGTCGCAGCGGCGGCGGGGGTTCAGGCGGGCGACGTGGTGGTCGAGGCCGGCGGTGCGGCCGTGGCCGACATGGCGGCTCTGGCGCAGGCCCTGCAGGGCGGCGCGGTCGATCTTACGGTGGTGCGGGACGGCGAGCGGACGCGGATCAGCCTGCCCGGCTGA
- a CDS encoding acyl-CoA dehydrogenase: MADGSHASQQTFRWDDPFDLRGRLTDDERMIQDAARSYAREALLPRVVEAFRDETFDRAIMTEMGEMGFLGAMLPEQYGGSEASHVAYGLIAREVEAVDSGYRSAMSVQSSLAMYPIYAFGSEEQKMKFLPKMAAGELVGCFGLTEADGGSDPASMKTKAVKVDGGYRLNGAKYWITNSPISDLAIVWAKLDDKIRGFIVERDFDGFTTDKIGDKLSLRASITGDIGLNDVFVPEANILPGVQGLRGPFSCLNKARFGIAWGAMGAAEFCFHASRDYVGERMLFGRPLSSRQLVQKKLADMQTEIFLGFEGAYALGRLLDTGAWVPEAISLMKRNNCGKALAVAREARDMHGGAGITGELHVMRHAMNLETVNTYEGAHDVHALILGRAITGESAF, translated from the coding sequence ATGGCTGACGGCTCGCACGCTTCGCAACAGACCTTCCGTTGGGACGACCCCTTCGACCTGCGCGGGCGCCTGACCGACGACGAGCGGATGATTCAGGACGCGGCGCGCTCCTATGCCCGCGAGGCCCTGTTGCCGCGTGTGGTCGAGGCCTTCCGCGACGAGACCTTTGACCGCGCCATCATGACCGAGATGGGCGAGATGGGCTTCCTCGGCGCCATGCTGCCGGAACAGTACGGCGGCTCCGAAGCCAGCCACGTCGCCTATGGCCTGATCGCGCGCGAGGTCGAGGCGGTCGACAGCGGCTATCGCTCGGCCATGAGCGTCCAGTCCTCGCTGGCCATGTACCCGATCTACGCCTTCGGCTCGGAAGAGCAGAAAATGAAATTCCTGCCGAAGATGGCGGCGGGCGAACTGGTCGGCTGCTTCGGCCTGACCGAGGCTGACGGCGGCTCGGACCCGGCCTCGATGAAGACGAAAGCCGTCAAGGTCGACGGCGGCTATCGCCTGAACGGCGCCAAATACTGGATCACCAACTCGCCGATCAGCGACCTGGCCATCGTCTGGGCCAAGCTCGATGACAAGATCCGCGGCTTCATCGTCGAGCGCGACTTCGACGGCTTCACCACGGACAAGATCGGCGACAAGCTGTCCTTGCGCGCGTCGATCACCGGCGACATCGGCCTGAACGACGTCTTCGTGCCGGAGGCCAACATCCTGCCGGGCGTGCAGGGTCTGCGCGGGCCGTTCAGCTGCCTGAACAAGGCGCGCTTCGGCATCGCCTGGGGGGCCATGGGCGCCGCCGAGTTCTGCTTCCACGCCAGCCGCGACTATGTCGGCGAGCGCATGCTGTTCGGCCGCCCCCTGTCGTCGCGCCAGTTGGTGCAGAAGAAGCTGGCCGACATGCAGACCGAGATCTTCCTCGGCTTCGAGGGCGCCTATGCGCTCGGTCGTCTGCTCGACACCGGCGCCTGGGTGCCGGAGGCCATCAGCCTGATGAAGCGCAACAACTGCGGCAAGGCCCTGGCCGTGGCGCGTGAGGCCCGCGACATGCACGGCGGCGCCGGCATCACCGGCGAACTGCACGTCATGCGCCACGCCATGAACCTGGAGACGGTGAACACCTATGAGGGCGCTCACGACGTCCACGCCCTGATCCTGGGCCGGGCCATCACGGGCGAAAGCGCCTTCTAA
- a CDS encoding DUF6356 family protein, producing MSSTFSRLFRDHPREVRETYLEHMAASARFGFKLMRLAGCAFTHAVVPGVHKSTVSDAIRGMARDMGGRAEEARDSRMRNAGVWDVGL from the coding sequence ATGTCGTCCACGTTTTCACGCCTGTTCCGCGATCATCCGCGCGAGGTCCGCGAGACCTATCTCGAACATATGGCCGCTTCGGCGCGCTTCGGCTTCAAACTGATGCGGCTGGCGGGCTGCGCCTTCACCCACGCCGTCGTGCCGGGCGTGCACAAGAGCACAGTGTCCGACGCCATCCGCGGCATGGCCCGCGACATGGGCGGCCGCGCCGAGGAGGCTCGCGACAGCCGCATGCGCAACGCCGGCGTCTGGGACGTGGGGCTGTAA